A genomic window from Rhizobium sp. 007 includes:
- a CDS encoding LysE family translocator — translation MDIVTLLAFAAVSFVGIATPGPTVLLALTNGSRYGTRRAIAGMLGAVLSDFVLIGAVAIGLGALLAASEFWFSVLKYLGAAYLAFLGIMMLRSQGTIETAMKVESAGSAASAFAIGLKSFMVAVTNPKGYLFFSAFLPQFIDPTLPQPAQYAVLALIFASIDFVIMFGYAAFGAQAVRLLKNSGAMWLDRISGGALIALAGSLAFYRRATA, via the coding sequence ATGGATATCGTCACGCTTCTTGCTTTCGCCGCGGTTTCCTTTGTCGGTATCGCAACGCCGGGGCCGACCGTGCTCCTGGCGCTGACCAACGGTTCGCGTTACGGCACTCGCCGGGCGATTGCCGGCATGCTGGGTGCCGTGCTTTCGGATTTCGTTCTGATCGGTGCTGTGGCGATCGGCCTCGGTGCGCTGCTTGCGGCCTCCGAATTCTGGTTCTCCGTGCTGAAATATTTGGGTGCCGCCTATCTTGCCTTTCTCGGCATCATGATGCTGCGCTCTCAGGGGACGATCGAAACGGCAATGAAGGTGGAAAGCGCCGGCAGCGCCGCTTCGGCCTTTGCGATCGGGCTGAAAAGCTTCATGGTGGCAGTCACGAATCCCAAGGGCTACCTGTTCTTCTCGGCCTTCCTGCCGCAGTTCATCGATCCTACGCTGCCCCAGCCTGCTCAGTATGCGGTGCTTGCCCTCATCTTCGCCTCGATCGATTTCGTGATCATGTTCGGATACGCCGCCTTCGGCGCGCAGGCTGTCCGCCTGCTCAAGAACTCCGGCGCCATGTGGCTTGACCGTATCAGCGGCGGCGCACTCATCGCGCTCGCCGGGTCATTGGCATTTTATCGGCGCGCGACCGCCTGA
- a CDS encoding DUF1244 domain-containing protein, with product MTALSKEQQTEFEAAAFRRLVAHLRERSDVQNVDLMNLAGFCRNCLSNWYRQAAEAEGVPLSKDESREIVYGMPYEDWKNLHQNEASDAQKTAFELNKPHK from the coding sequence ATGACCGCACTCAGCAAGGAACAGCAGACCGAATTCGAAGCTGCCGCCTTCCGCCGCCTTGTCGCGCATTTGCGCGAACGGAGCGACGTTCAGAATGTCGACCTGATGAATCTCGCGGGTTTTTGCCGCAACTGCCTGTCGAACTGGTATCGCCAAGCCGCCGAGGCTGAGGGCGTGCCGCTGTCGAAGGACGAATCGCGCGAGATCGTCTACGGCATGCCCTACGAAGACTGGAAAAACCTGCACCAGAACGAGGCCTCGGACGCACAAAAAACTGCATTTGAACTGAACAAGCCGCACAAATAG
- a CDS encoding M3 family oligoendopeptidase, producing MNFVLPGAGLNFSATVASAATDPALGDLPVWKLQDLYPSAISTAFTSDMEKAGRNALAFEEKWKGKLADAAAQKGAGGIGEALKEYEALDDLIGRLGSFAGLTYFSDTTNPVNGKLYGDVQAKITEFSGHLLFFALELNRIDDAVMDACMANDPEAGHYRPWLIDLRKDKPYQLEDKLEQLFLEKSMTSAAAFNRLFDETMAELRYNIDGEKVPLEVALNLLQDEDPEARRKAAMALAETFKANIRTFTLITNTLAKDKDISDRWRGFEDIADSRHLANRVERDVVDALAAAVKQAYPRLSHRYYKMKAKWLGMDQMNFWDRNAPLPETSNAVISWGEAKDTVLSAYGNFAPEMAAIAKRFFDEQWIDAPVRPGKAPGAFSHPTVPSAHPYVLVNYMGKPRDVMTLAHELGHGVHQVLAGAQGALMCQTPLTLAETASVFGEMLTFRALLDKTTDKRERKAMLAQKVEDMINTVVRQIAFYEFERELHTARKAGELTAEDIGELWLSVQSESLGPAIRISEGYETYWAYIPHFIHSPFYVYAYAFGDCLVNSLYAVYRKADKGFQDKYFALLKAGGTKHHSELLKPFGLDATDPSFWSKGLSMIEGLIDELEALDKA from the coding sequence ATGAATTTCGTGCTCCCCGGCGCCGGTCTTAATTTTTCGGCAACAGTTGCCTCGGCCGCGACCGATCCGGCGCTCGGCGACCTCCCGGTCTGGAAGCTGCAGGATCTCTACCCTTCCGCCATCTCGACCGCCTTCACCAGCGACATGGAAAAGGCAGGCCGCAACGCGCTCGCCTTCGAGGAAAAATGGAAAGGCAAACTTGCCGATGCAGCGGCCCAAAAAGGCGCTGGAGGCATCGGCGAGGCGCTGAAGGAATACGAGGCGCTGGACGATCTCATCGGCCGTCTCGGCTCTTTTGCCGGCCTCACCTATTTCTCCGATACGACCAACCCGGTAAACGGCAAGCTCTACGGCGACGTCCAGGCGAAGATCACCGAATTCTCCGGCCACCTTCTCTTCTTCGCGCTGGAGCTGAACCGCATCGACGACGCGGTGATGGACGCCTGCATGGCAAACGACCCTGAGGCCGGCCATTACCGCCCCTGGCTGATCGACCTGCGCAAGGACAAGCCCTACCAGCTGGAAGACAAGCTGGAACAGCTCTTTCTCGAAAAGTCGATGACGAGTGCGGCTGCGTTTAACCGCCTCTTCGACGAGACCATGGCCGAGCTCCGCTACAATATCGACGGCGAGAAAGTGCCGCTCGAAGTCGCGCTCAATCTTTTGCAGGACGAGGATCCGGAAGCGCGCCGCAAGGCGGCAATGGCGCTCGCCGAAACCTTCAAGGCGAATATCCGCACCTTCACGTTGATCACCAATACGCTTGCCAAGGACAAGGATATTTCCGATCGCTGGCGCGGCTTCGAGGATATCGCCGACAGCCGTCATCTGGCAAACCGCGTCGAGCGCGACGTGGTCGATGCGCTGGCAGCTGCCGTCAAGCAGGCCTATCCGCGCCTTTCGCACCGCTATTACAAGATGAAGGCGAAGTGGCTCGGAATGGACCAGATGAATTTCTGGGACCGCAATGCGCCCTTGCCCGAAACCTCCAATGCAGTGATTTCCTGGGGCGAAGCGAAGGACACCGTTCTTTCGGCCTACGGCAATTTCGCGCCGGAAATGGCGGCCATCGCCAAGCGCTTCTTCGACGAGCAGTGGATCGACGCGCCCGTGCGTCCCGGCAAGGCGCCCGGCGCCTTCTCTCACCCCACGGTTCCCTCAGCGCATCCCTACGTGCTGGTCAACTACATGGGCAAGCCGCGGGATGTGATGACGCTTGCCCATGAACTCGGCCACGGCGTTCATCAGGTGCTGGCCGGTGCACAGGGCGCGCTGATGTGCCAGACCCCGCTGACGCTTGCCGAAACCGCCTCCGTCTTCGGCGAGATGCTGACCTTCCGCGCACTGCTTGACAAGACGACGGACAAGCGCGAGCGCAAGGCGATGCTCGCCCAAAAGGTCGAGGACATGATCAACACGGTCGTGCGCCAGATCGCCTTCTACGAATTCGAACGCGAGCTTCACACGGCCCGCAAGGCAGGCGAACTGACCGCCGAGGATATCGGCGAACTCTGGCTTTCGGTTCAGTCGGAAAGCCTCGGTCCGGCGATCAGGATCTCCGAGGGATACGAGACCTACTGGGCCTATATCCCCCACTTCATCCACTCGCCCTTCTATGTCTACGCCTATGCCTTCGGCGACTGCCTGGTGAACTCGCTCTATGCCGTCTACCGCAAAGCCGACAAGGGCTTCCAGGACAAATATTTCGCGCTTCTGAAGGCCGGCGGCACCAAGCATCACTCTGAACTCCTGAAGCCTTTCGGCCTCGACGCCACCGATCCGTCGTTCTGGAGCAAGGGCCTGTCGATGATTGAGGGGCTGATCGATGAATTGGAAGCGCTTGATAAGGCTTAA
- a CDS encoding DUF882 domain-containing protein, with protein MPDLNENTKPSRLSWRTVCADIGGKAVRTAMAVLLALAVSSPVFVGTPSEAAGETRSLKLYFIHTGEKAVITYKRNGRFDPKGLGQLNRFLRDWRKNQPTKMDPHLFDLIWEVYRQSGSRDYINVVCGFRSPATNSMLKSRSRNSGVAEKSQHMLGKAMDFFIPDVKLAKLRAIGMKMQVGGVGFYPKSGSPFVHMDVGGVRAWPRMSRQELAQLFPNGNTIHIPSDGKPLPGYQQAMADYKRRVSTNQLVMASGGDAETRKPKTLFAALFGGGADEEEDSAEDSAPVAVARATPPKAEAPAAAAEPQPTEVAAVNAPVPQVRPAFAGQLAGGEVANALVSPNSGNAAQQALAAATEEQGQPQQFADLSAYHVPVPSLLGPRNAPGDAEVASNDPMVPTPAERPAVAENLLAAAAIDPQADADEAEADRLSPALAQALDQNNAVDRRVAALAPATVEQAISAAMPAAKPAENKAPVQLAALAPVKSASFGDAFDLQQISEDSTANGVATKGGRPTKEAAAAADAGRATVRTEPKLTQKIISQWALTNSRMEMITKPVKAPRFVSQTLRAQPTAVYAEGFNVKTASIDPARFSGSAVNFMEVRKFNTN; from the coding sequence TTGCCGGATCTGAATGAGAACACCAAGCCTTCGCGCTTGAGCTGGCGTACAGTGTGCGCCGACATTGGCGGAAAGGCGGTTAGGACGGCCATGGCTGTCCTTCTCGCACTCGCGGTTTCCTCACCAGTATTCGTTGGCACGCCGTCCGAAGCAGCGGGCGAAACGCGCAGTCTGAAACTTTATTTCATCCATACCGGCGAAAAGGCCGTCATCACCTACAAACGCAATGGCAGGTTCGACCCGAAGGGTCTTGGGCAGTTGAATCGATTCCTTCGCGACTGGCGCAAGAACCAGCCGACGAAGATGGACCCCCATCTTTTCGATCTGATCTGGGAAGTCTACCGCCAGAGCGGTTCCAGGGACTACATCAACGTTGTCTGCGGCTTCCGTTCGCCCGCCACCAATTCAATGCTCAAGTCCCGTTCGCGCAATTCCGGCGTTGCCGAGAAGAGCCAGCATATGCTCGGCAAGGCGATGGACTTCTTCATTCCGGATGTGAAGCTTGCAAAGCTGCGTGCGATCGGCATGAAAATGCAGGTCGGCGGCGTTGGCTTCTATCCGAAGTCCGGTTCTCCCTTCGTGCACATGGATGTCGGCGGCGTTCGCGCCTGGCCGCGCATGAGCCGCCAGGAGCTGGCGCAGCTTTTCCCGAACGGCAACACCATTCATATCCCGTCGGACGGCAAGCCCCTGCCGGGCTACCAGCAGGCGATGGCCGACTATAAGCGCCGGGTCAGCACCAATCAGCTTGTCATGGCAAGCGGCGGCGATGCCGAGACGAGAAAGCCGAAGACATTGTTCGCTGCACTCTTTGGCGGCGGCGCAGACGAGGAAGAGGATAGCGCGGAGGATTCCGCTCCGGTCGCCGTTGCAAGGGCAACGCCGCCGAAGGCCGAAGCGCCTGCTGCCGCGGCTGAGCCGCAGCCGACTGAGGTTGCCGCCGTGAATGCACCGGTGCCCCAGGTTCGTCCAGCCTTTGCCGGTCAGCTTGCCGGCGGCGAAGTTGCAAATGCTCTCGTTTCACCGAATTCCGGCAATGCTGCACAGCAGGCACTTGCCGCTGCCACCGAAGAGCAAGGCCAGCCGCAGCAGTTCGCCGATCTCAGCGCCTATCACGTTCCGGTTCCCTCGCTGCTTGGCCCGCGCAACGCGCCAGGTGATGCGGAAGTCGCATCCAACGATCCGATGGTTCCAACCCCGGCCGAACGTCCGGCGGTCGCCGAAAATCTGCTTGCGGCGGCAGCAATCGATCCGCAAGCGGATGCGGACGAAGCCGAAGCGGACCGGCTTTCTCCGGCACTGGCTCAAGCGCTTGATCAGAACAATGCAGTCGATAGGCGGGTGGCTGCCCTTGCGCCGGCCACCGTCGAGCAGGCCATCAGCGCAGCGATGCCTGCCGCCAAGCCGGCTGAGAATAAGGCACCGGTGCAACTTGCCGCACTCGCTCCTGTCAAATCCGCAAGCTTCGGCGACGCCTTCGACCTACAGCAGATTTCCGAAGACTCCACTGCCAATGGCGTTGCAACCAAGGGCGGGCGCCCGACGAAGGAGGCTGCTGCCGCTGCCGACGCAGGCCGCGCGACGGTCCGTACCGAGCCGAAGCTGACCCAGAAGATAATTTCGCAGTGGGCGCTGACCAATTCCCGCATGGAAATGATCACGAAGCCGGTCAAGGCACCCCGTTTCGTCAGCCAGACGCTTCGCGCCCAGCCGACCGCCGTCTACGCCGAAGGCTTCAACGTCAAGACCGCTTCCATCGATCCGGCCCGCTTCAGCGGCTCGGCGGTGAACTTCATGGAAGTGCGCAAGTTCAATACGAACTGA
- a CDS encoding alpha/beta hydrolase: protein MSMITTKDGTEIFYKDWGNGQPILFSHGWPLSADAWDAQMVFFGNNGYRVIAHDRRSHGRSSQTWDGNHMDQYADDLAELIETLDLKDLIMIGHSTGGGEVTHYLGRHGTKRVAKVVLVGAVPPLMVKTDKNPGGLPLEVFDGIRKGTLENRSQFYKDLVTPFYSYNRDGATFSEGIRDSFWMQGMMGGLKGQLDCIHEFSEVDYTDDLKKIDKPTLIIHGDDDQIVPIGASALESSKIVEGSILKVYQGAPHGLAETHTDRFNKDVLDFLKA, encoded by the coding sequence ATGTCGATGATTACCACGAAGGACGGAACGGAGATTTTCTACAAGGATTGGGGCAACGGCCAGCCTATTCTTTTCTCCCACGGCTGGCCGCTTTCGGCCGACGCCTGGGATGCGCAAATGGTCTTCTTCGGCAATAACGGCTACCGCGTCATCGCACATGACCGTCGCAGCCACGGCCGTTCGAGCCAGACCTGGGATGGCAACCACATGGACCAGTACGCCGACGACCTGGCCGAACTGATCGAGACGCTCGACCTCAAGGACCTGATCATGATCGGCCACTCCACGGGTGGCGGCGAAGTCACCCATTACCTCGGCCGCCACGGCACGAAGCGCGTCGCCAAGGTCGTGCTGGTGGGCGCCGTGCCGCCGCTGATGGTCAAGACCGACAAGAATCCCGGCGGCTTACCGCTTGAAGTCTTCGATGGCATCCGCAAGGGCACGCTCGAAAACCGCTCGCAGTTCTACAAGGATCTCGTGACGCCCTTCTACAGCTACAATCGCGATGGCGCGACGTTCTCCGAAGGCATCCGCGACAGTTTCTGGATGCAGGGAATGATGGGCGGATTGAAGGGGCAGCTGGATTGCATCCACGAATTCTCCGAGGTCGATTACACCGACGACCTCAAGAAGATCGACAAGCCGACGCTCATCATTCATGGCGACGATGATCAGATCGTGCCGATCGGTGCTTCCGCATTGGAGTCCTCGAAGATCGTCGAGGGCTCTATTCTCAAGGTCTATCAGGGCGCTCCCCACGGTCTTGCTGAGACGCATACCGACCGCTTCAACAAGGACGTACTCGACTTCCTGAAGGCCTGA
- a CDS encoding DUF1036 domain-containing protein, with protein MQAAPSFLTRSGIARFALFAFAALSPFFAADVARADFRVCNGTQNLVGVAIGYRAKDGWITEGWWQVPATTCATLIEGELQSRYYYLYAEDAARGGRWTGDIQMCVAENEFKIAGVQDCYARGYQRMGFKEYDTGRQGSWMVQLSDTPGTQESPN; from the coding sequence ATGCAAGCCGCACCAAGTTTCCTCACCCGGTCCGGGATTGCCCGTTTCGCCTTATTTGCATTCGCTGCCCTCTCACCGTTTTTCGCTGCCGATGTTGCGCGCGCCGATTTTCGCGTCTGCAACGGCACGCAGAACCTTGTGGGTGTGGCGATCGGATACCGTGCCAAGGACGGGTGGATCACGGAAGGCTGGTGGCAGGTCCCGGCAACGACCTGCGCGACGCTGATCGAAGGAGAATTGCAGTCGCGATACTATTACCTCTACGCAGAGGATGCCGCCCGGGGGGGACGTTGGACGGGTGACATCCAGATGTGCGTAGCGGAAAACGAGTTCAAGATCGCGGGCGTGCAGGACTGCTATGCCCGCGGTTATCAGAGGATGGGATTCAAGGAATATGACACGGGCCGCCAGGGTAGCTGGATGGTTCAACTTTCCGACACTCCCGGCACGCAAGAAAGTCCGAATTGA
- the pyk gene encoding pyruvate kinase, whose amino-acid sequence MKRNRKVKILATLGPASSEEAMIEKLHQAGADVFRINMSHATHDLMRTLIQRIRAVEARSGRPIGILADLQGPKLRVGKFAETKVELKPGQTFTLDNDDAPGDASRVFLPHPEILEAVKPGHRLLIDDGKLALRAEKCDGKSIVTTVISGTKISDRKGISLPDTLLGVGVLTDKDRTDLDAVLATDDVDWVALSFVQRPEDLAEVRKIARGRVGLMSKIEKPQAIERIEEIIELSDALMVARGDLGVEMPLESVPGIQKQLIRACRRSGKPVVVATQMLESMISAPVPTRAEVSDVATAVFEGADAVMLSAESAAGDYPVEAVATMASIASAIEREPHYPGIIYAQRAQPEATGADAISLAARQIAETLKLSAIVCYTSSGTTGLRASRERPQVPVLALSPIIKTARRLAIVWGLHCVVTHDATDLDDMVNRACRIVAGEGFGKPGDRIIISAGVPLGTPGATNMLRIAYIGSDGQSGM is encoded by the coding sequence ATGAAGCGTAACCGCAAAGTGAAAATCCTCGCGACGCTCGGCCCCGCCTCGAGCGAAGAAGCGATGATCGAAAAGCTGCACCAGGCCGGTGCCGACGTTTTCCGTATCAACATGAGCCATGCGACCCATGACCTGATGCGCACTCTGATCCAGCGTATTCGCGCCGTCGAGGCCCGCTCCGGCCGTCCGATCGGCATCCTGGCCGATTTGCAGGGGCCGAAGCTTCGTGTCGGCAAGTTTGCGGAAACCAAGGTTGAACTAAAGCCGGGCCAGACCTTTACGCTCGACAACGATGACGCACCCGGCGATGCAAGCCGTGTCTTCCTGCCGCATCCGGAAATTCTTGAAGCCGTCAAGCCCGGCCACCGTCTGCTGATCGATGATGGCAAGCTCGCATTGCGCGCCGAAAAGTGCGACGGAAAGAGCATCGTTACGACGGTCATTTCCGGCACGAAGATATCGGACCGGAAGGGCATCAGCCTTCCAGACACACTGCTCGGCGTCGGCGTTCTGACGGACAAGGACCGTACCGATCTCGATGCCGTTCTGGCGACCGATGACGTCGACTGGGTCGCGCTCTCTTTCGTCCAGCGCCCGGAAGATCTCGCGGAGGTCCGCAAGATCGCCAGGGGTCGGGTCGGCCTGATGTCGAAGATCGAGAAGCCCCAGGCAATCGAGCGCATCGAAGAAATCATCGAACTCTCGGATGCCTTGATGGTCGCCCGCGGCGATCTCGGCGTTGAGATGCCGCTCGAATCCGTTCCGGGCATCCAGAAGCAGTTGATCCGCGCCTGCCGCCGCTCCGGCAAGCCGGTCGTCGTCGCGACCCAGATGCTGGAATCGATGATCTCCGCGCCGGTGCCGACACGCGCCGAAGTCTCGGACGTCGCGACCGCCGTTTTCGAAGGCGCCGATGCCGTCATGCTTTCGGCTGAATCCGCCGCGGGCGACTATCCGGTCGAAGCCGTTGCGACGATGGCGTCGATTGCCAGCGCCATCGAGCGCGAACCGCATTATCCGGGCATCATCTATGCCCAGCGCGCCCAGCCGGAAGCAACCGGTGCCGATGCGATTTCTCTCGCCGCCCGCCAGATTGCCGAGACGCTGAAGCTTTCGGCGATCGTCTGTTACACCTCGTCGGGCACCACGGGCCTGCGCGCTTCGCGCGAGCGCCCGCAGGTGCCGGTCCTGGCGCTCTCGCCGATCATCAAGACAGCCCGCCGGCTGGCGATCGTCTGGGGCCTGCACTGTGTCGTCACGCATGACGCGACCGATCTCGACGACATGGTCAACCGGGCCTGCCGCATCGTCGCCGGCGAGGGTTTCGGCAAGCCGGGCGACCGTATCATCATTTCGGCCGGCGTGCCGCTCGGAACGCCGGGCGCCACCAACATGCTCCGTATCGCCTATATCGGCTCCGACGGCCAAAGCGGCATGTGA
- a CDS encoding N-formylglutamate amidohydrolase has translation MNPFQSFEILPGNHDSGMVILGDHAMNRLPERYDRLGLAESVFSRHIAYDIGIEGLVRELSARLGVPAVLGGFSRLLIDPNRGEDDPTLIMKISDGAIIPGNHPITDEEWNYRIEAFHRPYHSAVSKTIDKVANATGKAPLVLSLHSYTPAWKGVPRPWHAAVLWDSDHRAVAPLLDMLSRDPDLMVGDNEPYDGALKGDTMYRHCMVTGIPHALLEIRQDLIGNEAGICEWAERLAPIFAAMNADPVLHEYDVHVSRTGPYE, from the coding sequence ATGAATCCCTTTCAATCCTTCGAAATTCTACCTGGAAATCATGACAGCGGCATGGTGATTCTGGGCGATCACGCGATGAACCGCCTGCCTGAACGGTATGATAGGCTCGGGCTTGCCGAATCGGTCTTCTCCCGCCATATCGCCTATGACATAGGCATCGAAGGCCTGGTGCGGGAGCTTTCCGCGAGGCTGGGGGTTCCGGCCGTTCTTGGCGGCTTTTCGCGGCTTCTAATCGACCCGAACCGCGGCGAGGACGACCCGACGCTGATCATGAAGATTTCCGACGGCGCGATCATTCCTGGCAATCATCCGATCACGGATGAGGAGTGGAACTACCGCATCGAGGCCTTCCACCGGCCCTATCACAGTGCCGTTTCCAAGACGATCGACAAGGTCGCCAACGCGACCGGCAAGGCGCCGCTCGTGCTCTCGCTTCATTCCTACACGCCTGCCTGGAAAGGCGTACCGCGGCCATGGCATGCCGCCGTCCTCTGGGACAGCGACCACCGCGCCGTCGCCCCTCTGCTTGACATGCTGAGCCGCGATCCCGATCTGATGGTCGGCGACAACGAGCCGTATGACGGCGCACTCAAAGGCGATACGATGTACCGGCACTGCATGGTCACCGGCATACCGCATGCGCTGCTCGAGATCCGTCAGGACCTGATCGGAAACGAGGCCGGCATTTGCGAATGGGCCGAACGCCTGGCTCCGATCTTCGCGGCCATGAATGCCGATCCGGTGCTGCACGAATACGATGTCCATGTGTCGCGCACCGGCCCTTACGAATGA
- a CDS encoding DUF4865 family protein, whose product MIAMQYGFTLPADYDMTIIDRRIRDKGPMLDGFSNLGFKAYLSARKGEFGSRENLYAPFYLWKQPQGASDFLTGPGFEGLTQSFGWPQVRHWMVWNAEVADLRAAKFASCDILPIPAYAPLAEIRKEEVTRSHAEAARRGVLASISAFEPSGWSLVRFTLFRDMPLISNGDQIYRVGHVSLP is encoded by the coding sequence ATGATCGCCATGCAATACGGCTTCACGCTGCCGGCAGATTATGACATGACGATCATCGATCGCCGGATCCGCGACAAGGGGCCAATGCTGGACGGCTTTTCGAATCTTGGATTCAAGGCCTACCTCAGCGCCCGCAAGGGCGAATTCGGCAGCCGGGAGAACCTCTATGCTCCATTCTATCTTTGGAAGCAGCCGCAAGGCGCCAGCGATTTCCTCACCGGGCCCGGTTTCGAAGGGCTGACGCAGTCTTTCGGCTGGCCGCAGGTAAGGCACTGGATGGTATGGAATGCCGAGGTCGCGGACTTGCGAGCCGCAAAGTTTGCAAGCTGCGATATCCTGCCGATCCCTGCCTACGCGCCGCTTGCCGAAATCCGCAAGGAGGAGGTCACGCGGTCACATGCTGAAGCGGCGCGGCGCGGTGTGCTGGCCTCGATATCCGCCTTCGAGCCGTCCGGCTGGAGCCTTGTGCGCTTCACGCTTTTTCGCGACATGCCGTTGATCTCCAACGGAGACCAGATCTATCGCGTCGGCCATGTCTCCTTGCCGTAG
- a CDS encoding DUF2312 domain-containing protein, whose translation MSDAHGVARDQLRAFIERIERLEEEKKTIADDIKDVYGEAKGMGFDTKILKKVVALRKKDEQERMEEEAILDTYLHALGMIESPPEG comes from the coding sequence ATGTCCGATGCTCATGGCGTCGCCCGCGATCAGCTTCGCGCTTTCATCGAGCGCATTGAACGGCTGGAAGAAGAAAAGAAGACCATCGCCGACGATATCAAGGACGTCTACGGCGAAGCAAAGGGCATGGGTTTCGACACCAAGATCCTGAAGAAGGTCGTCGCCCTTCGCAAGAAGGACGAGCAAGAGCGCATGGAAGAGGAAGCCATCCTCGATACCTACCTGCACGCGCTCGGCATGATCGAGTCCCCGCCGGAAGGCTGA
- a CDS encoding sigma-54 dependent transcriptional regulator: MTGYSELKGAGQILVVEDDPVQRRLLKNAIERHGHVVHQAENGRIGLEMVKRDSGLFNVILLDLMMPEMTGLEFLEALHELGTQIPVIVQTGQGGIETVVQAMRAGAFDFVVKPVSPERIATSIANAMKLDQREVRARSGRRSRSGLVGFDDIVSASPAMIRVIDLAQRAAQSNIPVVLEGESGVGKELVARAIQSGGDRSGKPFVTVNCGAIPHNLVESILFGHEKGAFTGATERHTGKFMEADGGTIFLDEIGDLPLDVQVKLLRAVQQGEVETVGARTAHKVNVRLISATNKDLIEEVKNGHFREDLYYRLNVFPITIPALRKRKEDIPNLVRVFADRFSSEQKNGHRMTVSAGALALLTAYDWPGNIRQLENAIFRAVVLAEGHELSEADFPQIAAQLPQYDVVDHLALVADNTYREHEVEFAEFHVPQVSASESRGHHDEMPENAIASVNPAGEVRKLADVEEELIRFALKFYRGQMSQVARKLGIGRSTLYRKLKDYGIDPDNPQKDAA; this comes from the coding sequence ATGACCGGTTATAGTGAGCTCAAGGGTGCAGGGCAGATTCTCGTGGTCGAGGACGACCCGGTACAACGCCGTCTGCTGAAGAACGCAATCGAGCGTCACGGGCATGTCGTCCATCAGGCTGAGAACGGCCGCATCGGCCTGGAGATGGTGAAGCGCGACAGTGGTCTCTTCAACGTCATCCTTCTCGACCTGATGATGCCGGAAATGACCGGCCTAGAATTCCTCGAAGCGCTCCATGAACTCGGCACGCAGATCCCGGTGATCGTGCAGACCGGGCAGGGCGGCATTGAAACGGTCGTGCAGGCCATGCGTGCCGGCGCCTTCGATTTCGTCGTCAAGCCCGTTTCACCGGAGCGCATCGCAACCTCGATCGCCAACGCAATGAAGCTGGACCAGCGCGAAGTGCGGGCCCGCTCGGGCCGCCGTTCGCGCTCCGGCCTCGTCGGCTTCGACGACATTGTTTCGGCAAGCCCGGCGATGATCCGCGTCATCGATCTGGCGCAGCGTGCGGCGCAATCCAACATTCCGGTCGTGCTCGAAGGCGAGTCCGGCGTCGGCAAGGAGCTGGTTGCGCGTGCCATCCAGTCAGGCGGCGACCGCTCGGGTAAGCCCTTCGTCACGGTGAACTGCGGCGCCATTCCGCACAACCTCGTCGAGAGCATCCTCTTTGGCCATGAAAAGGGCGCGTTCACCGGTGCAACCGAGCGCCATACGGGCAAGTTCATGGAGGCCGACGGCGGCACGATCTTCCTCGATGAAATCGGCGATCTGCCGCTCGACGTGCAGGTCAAGCTGCTGCGAGCCGTGCAGCAGGGCGAAGTCGAGACCGTCGGCGCACGCACGGCGCACAAGGTCAATGTCCGGCTCATTTCCGCGACGAACAAGGACCTGATCGAGGAAGTGAAAAACGGCCACTTCCGCGAAGATCTCTATTATCGCCTCAATGTCTTTCCGATCACCATTCCGGCGCTGCGCAAGCGCAAGGAGGACATTCCGAATCTGGTGCGCGTCTTTGCCGACCGCTTCTCGTCCGAACAGAAAAATGGCCATCGCATGACGGTCAGCGCGGGTGCGTTGGCATTGCTGACGGCCTATGACTGGCCGGGCAACATCCGCCAGCTCGAGAACGCGATCTTCCGCGCCGTCGTGCTCGCCGAAGGCCACGAGCTCAGCGAAGCGGATTTTCCGCAGATCGCTGCCCAGCTGCCGCAATATGACGTGGTCGATCACCTGGCGCTGGTTGCCGACAATACATATCGCGAGCACGAGGTGGAGTTTGCGGAATTTCACGTTCCGCAGGTCTCTGCGAGCGAGTCGCGCGGGCACCACGACGAGATGCCGGAGAATGCGATCGCAAGCGTCAATCCGGCGGGCGAGGTGCGCAAACTTGCCGATGTCGAGGAAGAATTGATTCGATTCGCGCTTAAATTCTATCGCGGCCAGATGAGTCAAGTGGCCAGAAAACTCGGCATCGGACGCTCAACGCTTTACAGAAAGCTCAAGGATTACGGCATCGATCCCGACAATCCCCAGAAAGATGCGGCATAA